One region of Zingiber officinale cultivar Zhangliang chromosome 7B, Zo_v1.1, whole genome shotgun sequence genomic DNA includes:
- the LOC122005361 gene encoding R3H domain-containing protein 2-like isoform X1: MASTQFAMVEELASLVKDNLYSKHLVLSIEETFVNFLQEDTSSDGILELQPMSPYHRLLLHRLADIFGFAHESVGEGGDRHLVLERCADTTVPPILVSDILFQYDDQQSLATSEFTIRKNEAPALLALKTVRQVSPSTPLEEREAAYKAARERIFSFHDDNEQGASVSKSRNVPDAARRMIAHALGQRIYSTSIEKLSLDENEGGNTDELTRGNGEGLSANVENKKGSTAFSTGKLQLHEKLKYNRNARNGIESTDHTSVSYNEAYNGASSWNKFPPDGSRRRMIGVEDLKKQQTGAARRIFANAMGLPPVKGNQNLTLKPNVGNRDSTKET, translated from the exons GTGGAGGAGTTGGCTTCACTGGTAAAGGATAACTTGTACAGCAAGCACCTTGTACTTTCAATAGAAGAAACTTTTGTTAATTTTCTTCAAGAGGATACAAG TTCTGATGGAATCCTAGAACTTCAACCAATGAGTCCGTACCACCGCCTACTTTTGCATCGACTTGCAGATATTTTTGG ATTTGCCCATGAATCTGTTGGCGAAGGGGGTGACCGCCACTTAGTGTTGGAGCGATGTGCAGATACCACagt CCCACCAATTCTAGTTAGTGATATACTGTTCCAGTATGATGATCAACAATCTTTGGCTACTTCTGAATTTACAATAAGAAAAAATGAGGCTCCTG CCCTGCTAGCTTTAAAGACTGTACGCCAAGTATCACCTTCAACCCCACTTGAAGAAAGAGAAGCTGCTTATAAAGCTGCTCGTGAGAGGATTTTTTCATTTCATGATGACAATGAACAAGGTGCAAGTGTTTCAAAGTCCCGTAATGTTCCAGATGCTGCTAGGAGGATGATCGCACATGCACTTGGTCAGAGGATTTATTCTACTTCCATTGAGAAGCTTTCCCTGGATGAAAATGAGGGTGGAAATACTGATGAATTAACCAGGGGTAACGGTGAAGGTTTAAGTgcaaatgtagaaaataagaaAGGATCAACTGCTTTCTCCACTGGGAAACTGCAGCTCCATGAAAAGCTGAAATATAATAGGAATGCCAGAAACGGTATTGAGTCGACTGATCATACATCTGTTAGCTACAACGAAGCATACAACGGTGCTTCTTCTTGGAATAAATTCCCTCCAGATGGAAGTCGTAGAAGGATGATTGGTGTTGAAGATTTGAAGAAACAACAGACTGGAGCTGCTAGGCGAATTTTTGCCAATGCAATGGGTTTGCCTCCCGTCAAAGGAAATCAGAACCTTACACTGAAGCCAAATGTTGGAAATAGAGATTCAACTAAAGAGACATAG
- the LOC122005361 gene encoding R3H domain-containing protein 2-like isoform X2: MASTQFAMVEELASLVKDNLYSKHLVLSIEETFVNFLQEDTSSDGILELQPMSPYHRLLLHRLADIFGFAHESVGEGGDRHLVLERCADTTVPPILVSDILFQYDDQQSLATSEFTIRKNEAPALKTVRQVSPSTPLEEREAAYKAARERIFSFHDDNEQGASVSKSRNVPDAARRMIAHALGQRIYSTSIEKLSLDENEGGNTDELTRGNGEGLSANVENKKGSTAFSTGKLQLHEKLKYNRNARNGIESTDHTSVSYNEAYNGASSWNKFPPDGSRRRMIGVEDLKKQQTGAARRIFANAMGLPPVKGNQNLTLKPNVGNRDSTKET, encoded by the exons GTGGAGGAGTTGGCTTCACTGGTAAAGGATAACTTGTACAGCAAGCACCTTGTACTTTCAATAGAAGAAACTTTTGTTAATTTTCTTCAAGAGGATACAAG TTCTGATGGAATCCTAGAACTTCAACCAATGAGTCCGTACCACCGCCTACTTTTGCATCGACTTGCAGATATTTTTGG ATTTGCCCATGAATCTGTTGGCGAAGGGGGTGACCGCCACTTAGTGTTGGAGCGATGTGCAGATACCACagt CCCACCAATTCTAGTTAGTGATATACTGTTCCAGTATGATGATCAACAATCTTTGGCTACTTCTGAATTTACAATAAGAAAAAATGAGGCTCCTG CTTTAAAGACTGTACGCCAAGTATCACCTTCAACCCCACTTGAAGAAAGAGAAGCTGCTTATAAAGCTGCTCGTGAGAGGATTTTTTCATTTCATGATGACAATGAACAAGGTGCAAGTGTTTCAAAGTCCCGTAATGTTCCAGATGCTGCTAGGAGGATGATCGCACATGCACTTGGTCAGAGGATTTATTCTACTTCCATTGAGAAGCTTTCCCTGGATGAAAATGAGGGTGGAAATACTGATGAATTAACCAGGGGTAACGGTGAAGGTTTAAGTgcaaatgtagaaaataagaaAGGATCAACTGCTTTCTCCACTGGGAAACTGCAGCTCCATGAAAAGCTGAAATATAATAGGAATGCCAGAAACGGTATTGAGTCGACTGATCATACATCTGTTAGCTACAACGAAGCATACAACGGTGCTTCTTCTTGGAATAAATTCCCTCCAGATGGAAGTCGTAGAAGGATGATTGGTGTTGAAGATTTGAAGAAACAACAGACTGGAGCTGCTAGGCGAATTTTTGCCAATGCAATGGGTTTGCCTCCCGTCAAAGGAAATCAGAACCTTACACTGAAGCCAAATGTTGGAAATAGAGATTCAACTAAAGAGACATAG